The Cloacibacterium sp. TD35 region GGTTTCGTAGGTTTTCATATCTATTAAGGATAAATTACAGTAAAAATATAAGCTGCTAAGTTCACAAGTAAAACCACACCATAAAGAATGTTGGTTTTTCCTCGACTTAGTGAAAGCATGGTGATAAAAATAGATAATCCCAGCAAAACCATCGATTTATAATCTAACCCTAAAACAAGGTCTAAATCAAAAATACTGCACACAACTGCAACTGCAGGAATGGTAAGTCCAATAGAAGCCAATGCGGAGCCTAAAGAAAGATTGAGGCTGGTCTGTAAATCATCTTTTCTGGCTGCTTTAATGGAAGCGATTCCTTCTGGTAATAAAATCACTGCTGCAATAATTACTCCGACCAAAGATTGTGGCAATCCTGCGTTTCTAATGATGGTTTCTATAGGTGTAGATAGTTTTTTTGCCATTAATACTACTATTCCGAGACAGACCAATAAGGTAATAAAGCTCAGAATACTTTCTTTCGCAGTAGGAACAGAAATGACTTCTTCTTTGTTATTGGGTAAGAAATAATTTCTGTGTCTCACGGTTTGAACCAATAAAAAAGTGCTGTAAATGGTAAGGCAAGCTATAGAAACAAAAATCAATTGAGGTTGTGTATAAACAGGACCATTTGCACTGGTGGTAAAATTAGGAAGAATAAGTGTAAGAACTAAAATAGCAATCAAAGAAACGAGTAGGGAATTGGCAGAGGTTCTTGCAAAAAACTGTTCGTGAAATTTCACACTTCCTACCAATAAACTTAAACCTAAAACACCGTTTAAAATAAGCATTACCGCTGCGAAAACAGTATCTCTGGCGAGATGTGAGGTTTCTTTTCCTCCTGCTGCCATGAGCGAAATAATAAGTGCTACTTCTATAATTGTAATGGAAATCGCCAAGACAATAGTTCCAAAAGGTTCGCCAATTTTATGTGCGATGACTTCTGAATGGTGTACTGCAGAAAACACACTTAACATTAAAAAAACACCACAAAGCATTAAAATAACTGTACTGTCTGAATCGGGGGTTAAAAAATAAATGGCCCAAGCTAGGATGGGAGCAATAACCGTCCAATGGAAAAGTTTTTTTAATTTCATACGTGTTTATATTTAAGTTATATTCCTTTTTTACCAGCTAAAATCATTTCTATCAATTTTACCTTTCGGTTTTCTCTGGTTTCTGGTTTTTTGGCATCGGTAATCCATCTCATATATTCTTTCCGATGGGTGTAAGACATTTTTTGATACATTTCAAAAGCCTCTTTGTTCTTTTCGAAAACTTCTAAAACATCATCAGGAATTTCTACAATTCTTTCTTCTTGGTCTTGCCAGAGTTTCACCGTAACCTTATCACCAAAAGTTTTCCCGAGTTGTTTTCTTACCTCTTGTGTTAATCCCAGTAGATGACAATCACTTTTCATTTTGGCAAGACTTCCTCTGTATTCTACTTTTTCGTCAAGCAAAGCTTTGATTTTTACCTGACCTTTTTTGCCAAATAATTCTTCTGTAGAGAAAGGAAAGTCTACAAAGGCAGCATTCATAGTGCCGTTTTGCTTAATTTCTGCTTCAAAAGTGATGTAATCCGTTGTCATTTATGTGAATTTTGAGGAAAAAAGAATGTTTAAAAATTATGATTTCCTAAAAATAAGAAAATTTGAGTTTTTATAAAAGTTTTTTAAAAACTAAACGGAGTAAAAAGTAATAAAAAACCTCGAAGAAATTTCTCCGAGGTTAATGTTAGAAGCAACAAAGTTGCCTTATTTTCTGATAGTCATTTCGTTTAATAAATAACCAGCTCCGTGATATTTATCCATTACCCAAAGTAAAAATCTTACATCTAGGTTGATGGTTTTTTGCCATTGTTTTTCGAAAACGATATCTCCTGAAAGTGCTTCAGAGTTACCATCGAAAGCAAGACCAATTAATTCGCCATTTCCGTTTAAGATAGGAGAACCAGAGTTTCCACCTGTAATATCATTATCTGATAAGAAGTTTACAGGCATGTAACCTTTTTTGTCTTTGTATGGACCGAAATCTTTTTTCTTGTATAGATCTAACAATCTTTGTGGTAAGTCAAACTCTGCGTCGCCTTTTTTGTATTTAGCCACCATACCTTTCATATCAGTATAGAAGTTATCTTTTACGCCATAATATTGTCTGTCTTTTCTGATTGGTAACCTATCTACTTTACCGAAAGTTACTCTCATAGTAGAGTTAGCATCTGGATAGAATTCTTTTTCTGGCATAGATTTTCTAAGACCGTCAAAGTATAATCTTGTGTTTTTAGCAAATTGGTCATCAGCTTTTACATATTTGTCTCCAAACATCATAGCTTCTGCTACCATAATTCCTGAGAATTTGTAAAGCGGATCATTTTCTAAAACAGCTAAACTAGGATTTTCGATGAATTTAAGTAGAGATTCTTTGGTGCTGAAAATAGAAGCGTCTGCTTGGTTAGCTAATTCTGCTGGATTAGAATATTTCATCACCGGAAGTTGATAATCAAACGGTACTTTGTTCTTATAAAGAGAAAGTAAAGTTTGTAACATATCTTTTTCTACTACTGGGTGAAACCCGTCGTAAGAAGCTTCTACACCAGCAAGAAGTCTAGCTTTCATAGCGGTTTTACCTGCTTCGTTTTGCTCAATATAAGATTTAAGAGCAGCGCCAATTCTGTAAGGAAGAACTGCATATTTAGCATTTCTTTGGAATTGAGTAGCGTAGTTTCTTTCTAAATTTCTATCAGCAATTAATTTGTAATATGCTTCGATTTCTGAAAGGACATTGCCATAAGTAGCTTTGTTTTCTGCTAAGTTTGCCCATTCTTGGAATTTAGCTTCTACTTTTTGTTTGTCTGCAACTGTTCCGTTTTTGTTTACAGATTCTATGGTTCCAGCTCTGTTTTTCCAGTAGTTTGCTACAGAAGCGTATTGAGAAGCGTAATCTAATCTGATTTGAGTGTCTTTGTCCATGTACTTCTTCATCACATCCATTGCAGATTTAGAAGCATCTACCCAACCGATATAATCTTTAGTCACCAATTGATTGATTCCATAAGAAGTTAAATATCTGTTAGTTCTACCAGGGTAACCCATAATCATGGTGAAATCACCAGGTTTTACACCTTTCATAGAAACAGGAAGGTGATATTTAGGTTTTAATGGAACGTTGTTTAATGAATATTCTGCAGGATTTCCGTTATCATCACCATAAATTCTGAAAACAGAGAAGTCACCAGTATGTCTTGGCCATTCCCAGTTATCGGTATCACCACCAAATTTACCAATAGATTCTGTAGGAGTTCCTACCAATCTTACGTCTTTATAATCTTGATATACGAAATAGTAGAATTCGTTCCCGCTGAAGAAATCTCTTACTACAACAGTATATTTACCATTTTCTGAATTTTCTTTTTGGATGGCTTTGTATTCTGCATCGATTACTGCTTTTCTTTCGTCAGCAGACATTTGAGGATTAAGTTTCCCATTAATTCTAGCCGTTACATCATCCATTCTTACTAAAAATCTCACATAAAGATTTTTTGCAGGAAGCTCTTCTTTGTTGCTCATGGCGAAGAAACCATCTTTTAAATAATTTTTTTCTGGAGTAGAAAGTGTTGCAATTGCATCATAACCACAGTGGTGGTTTGTGAAAAGCAAACCTTCTTTAGAAACTACTTCTGCAGTACAACCACCATTAAACTGTACGATGGCGTCTTTTAGGCTAGAATTGTTTACAGAATAAATTTCTTCTGCAGTTAATCTAAGCCCTTGTTTTTGTAAGTCTTTTCCGTTTAATCTCTTTACGAGCATCATCAGCCACATTCCTTCGTCTGCACGCATTTGTGCAAAGCTCAATAGAAATGTGAATAGTAAAAATATTCTTTTCATTGATTTAAAAAATTTTATGTGTAAATGTATGAATTAAAAGCGATTTTTGAAAATTGGTATCTGTTTTAGCCTTTCTGTTACAATTTAGAGATTATAAAATTCTAATTTTCTAACATTAGTATTTGTTTTAAAAAAAAAAATGAGGAAACCATAAAGTCAGTAGCTAAATATTGATACTGATAACGATCGATATTTAATAAATGATTTTTACATTTGTTATCAATTATTATCCAAATATTATGAATTTTAACCCAGAAATTCTCGGCTTGATTGCAGGAACACTGTCTTGTATTACCTTCGTTCCGCAAATTTTTAAAACTTGGAAGTCTAAATCTGTAAAAGATATTTCTGTAATGTCTTTTTTAATTGTAGTAACCAGTACTTTAATTTGGTTGGTTTATGGCATTATAAAGCAATTACCTTCTGTAATTCTCACCAATGTAGTGGTCTGTATATCTGCGATTATCATGCTTTTGCTCAAGTGGAAATATTCTGAAAAGTAAATTCTATAAAAGATTCTTTAAACCTTGAAATGTTCTTTTGGAGAAAAGAAATTTTCTTTGAAAGAAAAACATGAATATCAATCCAGAAGTGTTTGGATTTATAGCTGGTGGAATTTCCTCTGCGCTTTTTATCCCTCAAATTGTTAAAATTTTCAAGGAAAAATCAGCCGAAGAAATCTCTTTGCTCACTTGTATTATAGGAATAATCAGCAGTGTGCTTTGGTTGTATTATGGTGTGGTAAAAGACAGCATTTCTATGATGGCGACCAACAGTATTTCTATCGCCATCACCGTTTTTTTATTGATTTTAAAATGGAAATTCTCAAAATCTCTATGATAGGTGAATATATATTACCTTTGTAAAATAATGTAGTCAGTAAACCTTATGCTCGAAAAAAAAGAACATCAATACGAAAAAGCCGTTTTAGTAGGCTTAATTACACAACATCAAGACGAAGAAAAACTTACAGAATACCTAGATGAGTTAGAATTTCTCGCCTATACTGCAGGTGCAACTGTAGAAAAACGCTTTACGCAGAAATTATCTCAACCAGATTCTAAAACCTTTGTAGGAAGCGGAAAAGCAGAAGAAATCAAAAATTTTGTAAAAGAAAACGAAATAGGAACCGTTATTTTTGATGACGAACTTTCGCCTTCTCAGCTCAAAAATTTAGAGCGTGAAATGGAAGTGAAAATCCTCGACAGAACCAATCTTATCCTCGATATTTTTGCACAAAGAGCCCAAACTTCTTATGCAAGAACTCAAGTAGAACTCGCACAATACGAATATCTTTTGCCGAGATTAACCAGAATGTGGACGCACTTAGAGCGTCAGCGAGGTGGTATCGGAATGCGTGGTCCTGGTGAAACCGAAATTGAAACCGATAGACGTATCATTCGTGACCGAATTTCTTTGCTCAAAGAAAAATTGAAAACCATTGATAAACAAATGGCAACGCAGCGAAGCAATCGCGGAAAAGTAGTGAGAGTAGCTTTAGTAGGGTATACGAACGTAGGAAAATCTACACTCATGAATGCGCTTTCTAAATCAGAAGTTTTTGCAGAAAATAAACTCTTTGCAACGCTAGACACAACCGTTCGTAAAGTGGTGATTGGAAACTTACCGTTTTTGTTGACAGATACGGTTGGTTTCATCAGAAAATTGCCTACGCAGTTAGTAGAATCTTTTAAATCTACGCTAGATGAGGTAAGAGAAGCAGATTTACTCATTCACGTGGTAGATATTTCTCACGAAAGTTTCGAAGACCACATCGATTCAGTGAACCAAATTCTCATGGAAATTAATGCGCATCAGAAACCTATGATTATGGTTTTCAATAAAATAGATGCTTTTGCTTATGAGAAAAAAGACGAAGATGATTTAACTCCAACTACCAAAAAGAATATTTCTTTGGAAGAATGGAAAAAAACTTGGATGGCAAAATCTAAATATCCTACGGTTTTCATTTCGGCTTTGACTAAAGAAAATTTCTCAGAAATGAAGAAGATGATTTATGATGAGGTTCACAAAATACATATTTCAAGATTCCCATATAATGATTTCTTGTTTGAGTATTTTGAGGATGAAGAACGTTAATTTGAAAATTTAAAAATGACATTCCACAACCAAATCCTTGAAGCCTTACAATTTCTTTCCACACCAGAAAAGAGAGATTTTTTGCCGTATTTTTTTAAAACGGGAAAAGGTCAATATGCAGAAGGTGACCAATTCATTGGTGTAGTGGTTCCAGATTCTAGAAAGTTGGTGAAGGAGTATTGGCAAAAAGCCACTTTAGAAGATGTTCAAGAAATTTTGAAATCAGAATTTCACGAGATGAGATTAGTGGCACTGTTGATTTTGGTAACTCAATTTGAGAAATCCAAAGACGAAAAAGAGAAGAAAACTCTAGTAGATTTTTATCTGAAAAATACAAAATATATCAACAATTGGGACTTGGTAGATTTATCTTGTTATAAATTATTAGGAAGATATTGCTTTGAAAATCAGAAAGATGATATTTTGAAAAAGTTATCGAATTCTGAAAGCATGTGGGAAAAACGCATCGCAATTGTAGCTACGATGTATCATATTAAAAAAGGAAGTCATGATTTAACCATAGAATTGGCACTGAATAACTTGAATCATTCGCATGATTTGATGCACAAAGCAAACGGGTGGCTTCTAAGAGAAATAGGCAAAAAAGATGAAGAAAAATTATTGAATTTCTTGAAAACTCATTACCAGAATATGCCCAGAACTTCACTTCGCTATGCGATTGAAAAACTAGACGAAGATTTACGCCAAGACTTTTTAAAAGGAAGAATTTAAACTTTGGAAGTTGCAAAAATCATAACGCACTATTTTTTACACTTGATATTTCCAGTGTTTATAGCGCTTGTTTTCTATAGAGAAAATTGGAAAAAGGTCTATTTCATTATGTTAGCCACCATGTTGGTAGATGTAGATCATCTTTTTGCTACGCCAATTTTCCAAGAGGGAAGAAGCAGCATCGGTTTTCATCCTTTGCATACTTATCCCATGATTTTTTTATACTTTTTAGGCGTTTTATTTCTGCGAGGAAATTACAAAATCATAGCAATAGGATTGCTATTTCATATGTTTACAGATTTTCAGGATTTTTATTTCTGGAGATGGTTAATGAGATTATGATTTTCTCAACTTGGTATCCATTTCCATTTTATAGGCCATTAAATTAGCAATATTTTCGGCTTTAGATTTTGCAGATTCTGCGATTTCGCCTGAGAATAATTGGTCTACAGTAGATTTCCAAAGGTTCAACCATGTTTCAAAATGGCGTTTTTCCATAGCCATTTTTTCGTTGATAGGGAAGTGAGCTCCCATAGGGTTTCCGTCAAATTTTACATCAGCAAACAATAAGGCTTGCCAGAATAGATACATTTTTGGCAAATGCTTTTCCCAGTTTACCGGCACAATTTCTTCAAAGAAAAAACCGATTTCTGATTGTCTAACGCTGTCGTAAAAAGTATTGACGAGTAATTGTATGTCTTGAGTGTTGGTTATGTCTTTCATTTCACAAAAATAGGGCTTTATATCATGAAAAATTTATGATTTCAATCAATTAGTTTAATTTTGCAGGATTAACGATAAGATGGATTTAGAGTTTTATAAAAATCAAGCTTTACAGAAGCAAAAAGAATACAAAAAGTTTCTTGAAAATCTCAAAAAAAAACCGCCTAAAAATTTAGATTATGTGGTTCAAGAAGTGCATGATGAGGTTTTCGATGAGGTTGATTGTTTGTCTTGCGCCAATTGTTGCAAAACTACAGGTCCGCTTTATACTGAAAAAGACATCGAAAGAATTTCTAAACATCTTAGAATGAAACCAGCAGATTTTGAAGCAAAATTTCTAAGAATAGACGAAGATAATGACAAAGTTCTGCAAAATTTACCTTGCTTTTTCCTTAATGAAGATAACGCGTGTTCTATCTACGAAATAAGACCAAAAGCATGCAGAGAATATCCTCATACTGATAGAAAGAAAATTTATCAAATTAACAGCCTCATGCTGAAAAACACGGTGATTTGTCCTGCTGCATTTACGTTTGTAGAAAAAATGATGAAAAACCTTACCAAATAAAAAAGTCTCGAATATAATCCGAGACTTTCTACCGTTTTATGGGTCTTTATTTTGAAAAAATCATCAATTATTTATACTACACCTTGTGCAAGCATCGCTTCAGCTACTTTCACGAAACCAGCAATATTAGCACCTTTTACATAGTTTACGTATCCATTTTCTTCTTTACCGTATTTTCTACAAGCATTGTGAATACCAATCATAATTTCTTTCAGTCTAGCGTCTACTTCTTCAGAACTCCAGTTTAATCTGATAGAGTTTTGAGTCATTTCTAGACCAGAAGTTGCTACACCACCAGCGTTAGAAGCTTTTCCTGGGCTGAATAATACTTTATTATCTAAGAAATAGTTTATTGCATCTAGTGTAGAAGGCAT contains the following coding sequences:
- a CDS encoding SemiSWEET family sugar transporter produces the protein MNINPEVFGFIAGGISSALFIPQIVKIFKEKSAEEISLLTCIIGIISSVLWLYYGVVKDSISMMATNSISIAITVFLLILKWKFSKSL
- a CDS encoding calcium:proton antiporter → MKLKKLFHWTVIAPILAWAIYFLTPDSDSTVILMLCGVFLMLSVFSAVHHSEVIAHKIGEPFGTIVLAISITIIEVALIISLMAAGGKETSHLARDTVFAAVMLILNGVLGLSLLVGSVKFHEQFFARTSANSLLVSLIAILVLTLILPNFTTSANGPVYTQPQLIFVSIACLTIYSTFLLVQTVRHRNYFLPNNKEEVISVPTAKESILSFITLLVCLGIVVLMAKKLSTPIETIIRNAGLPQSLVGVIIAAVILLPEGIASIKAARKDDLQTSLNLSLGSALASIGLTIPAVAVVCSIFDLDLVLGLDYKSMVLLGLSIFITMLSLSRGKTNILYGVVLLVNLAAYIFTVIYP
- a CDS encoding DNA alkylation repair protein produces the protein MTFHNQILEALQFLSTPEKRDFLPYFFKTGKGQYAEGDQFIGVVVPDSRKLVKEYWQKATLEDVQEILKSEFHEMRLVALLILVTQFEKSKDEKEKKTLVDFYLKNTKYINNWDLVDLSCYKLLGRYCFENQKDDILKKLSNSESMWEKRIAIVATMYHIKKGSHDLTIELALNNLNHSHDLMHKANGWLLREIGKKDEEKLLNFLKTHYQNMPRTSLRYAIEKLDEDLRQDFLKGRI
- a CDS encoding SemiSWEET family sugar transporter, which gives rise to MIFTFVINYYPNIMNFNPEILGLIAGTLSCITFVPQIFKTWKSKSVKDISVMSFLIVVTSTLIWLVYGIIKQLPSVILTNVVVCISAIIMLLLKWKYSEK
- a CDS encoding S46 family peptidase, whose amino-acid sequence is MKRIFLLFTFLLSFAQMRADEGMWLMMLVKRLNGKDLQKQGLRLTAEEIYSVNNSSLKDAIVQFNGGCTAEVVSKEGLLFTNHHCGYDAIATLSTPEKNYLKDGFFAMSNKEELPAKNLYVRFLVRMDDVTARINGKLNPQMSADERKAVIDAEYKAIQKENSENGKYTVVVRDFFSGNEFYYFVYQDYKDVRLVGTPTESIGKFGGDTDNWEWPRHTGDFSVFRIYGDDNGNPAEYSLNNVPLKPKYHLPVSMKGVKPGDFTMIMGYPGRTNRYLTSYGINQLVTKDYIGWVDASKSAMDVMKKYMDKDTQIRLDYASQYASVANYWKNRAGTIESVNKNGTVADKQKVEAKFQEWANLAENKATYGNVLSEIEAYYKLIADRNLERNYATQFQRNAKYAVLPYRIGAALKSYIEQNEAGKTAMKARLLAGVEASYDGFHPVVEKDMLQTLLSLYKNKVPFDYQLPVMKYSNPAELANQADASIFSTKESLLKFIENPSLAVLENDPLYKFSGIMVAEAMMFGDKYVKADDQFAKNTRLYFDGLRKSMPEKEFYPDANSTMRVTFGKVDRLPIRKDRQYYGVKDNFYTDMKGMVAKYKKGDAEFDLPQRLLDLYKKKDFGPYKDKKGYMPVNFLSDNDITGGNSGSPILNGNGELIGLAFDGNSEALSGDIVFEKQWQKTINLDVRFLLWVMDKYHGAGYLLNEMTIRK
- a CDS encoding group III truncated hemoglobin, producing MKDITNTQDIQLLVNTFYDSVRQSEIGFFFEEIVPVNWEKHLPKMYLFWQALLFADVKFDGNPMGAHFPINEKMAMEKRHFETWLNLWKSTVDQLFSGEIAESAKSKAENIANLMAYKMEMDTKLRKS
- a CDS encoding YdeI/OmpD-associated family protein; translated protein: MTTDYITFEAEIKQNGTMNAAFVDFPFSTEELFGKKGQVKIKALLDEKVEYRGSLAKMKSDCHLLGLTQEVRKQLGKTFGDKVTVKLWQDQEERIVEIPDDVLEVFEKNKEAFEMYQKMSYTHRKEYMRWITDAKKPETRENRKVKLIEMILAGKKGI
- a CDS encoding YkgJ family cysteine cluster protein, whose translation is MDLEFYKNQALQKQKEYKKFLENLKKKPPKNLDYVVQEVHDEVFDEVDCLSCANCCKTTGPLYTEKDIERISKHLRMKPADFEAKFLRIDEDNDKVLQNLPCFFLNEDNACSIYEIRPKACREYPHTDRKKIYQINSLMLKNTVICPAAFTFVEKMMKNLTK
- a CDS encoding DUF6122 family protein gives rise to the protein MFIALVFYRENWKKVYFIMLATMLVDVDHLFATPIFQEGRSSIGFHPLHTYPMIFLYFLGVLFLRGNYKIIAIGLLFHMFTDFQDFYFWRWLMRL
- the hflX gene encoding GTPase HflX, whose translation is MLEKKEHQYEKAVLVGLITQHQDEEKLTEYLDELEFLAYTAGATVEKRFTQKLSQPDSKTFVGSGKAEEIKNFVKENEIGTVIFDDELSPSQLKNLEREMEVKILDRTNLILDIFAQRAQTSYARTQVELAQYEYLLPRLTRMWTHLERQRGGIGMRGPGETEIETDRRIIRDRISLLKEKLKTIDKQMATQRSNRGKVVRVALVGYTNVGKSTLMNALSKSEVFAENKLFATLDTTVRKVVIGNLPFLLTDTVGFIRKLPTQLVESFKSTLDEVREADLLIHVVDISHESFEDHIDSVNQILMEINAHQKPMIMVFNKIDAFAYEKKDEDDLTPTTKKNISLEEWKKTWMAKSKYPTVFISALTKENFSEMKKMIYDEVHKIHISRFPYNDFLFEYFEDEER